The proteins below are encoded in one region of Brachyspira intermedia PWS/A:
- a CDS encoding tetratricopeptide repeat protein, with translation MAEKDIKNFFNKAYDAFKSKNYKLAIEYFSEVIKLDSTIYEAYYNRANAKANINNEDSYKSAVEDYTWTIKLNDKFAAAYYNRGIINRSLGNSEEALKDFDKTIELNYNLEEAYYVRANTKASLKDYKGSIEDYNKAIEVYPHFADAYYNRALSKNALSEYKEAIKDYDKAIEYNSHFIDAYNNRGNVKEKLGNFNEAIDDYTNAIHINREFADGYFNRANAKFHIKDYKGAVEDFDELIKINPKYTKAYLNRGIIAMTMGAYQEAIKDFDKAIELDSNIADAYYNKAVALNHLGIYDEAILYYDQAIKLNPNYSESYFNRGISKSKTAYMKKEKINEDEYNKLVKESEDDFDKAYDLANEHIKHIISEGLKKLAFLNMEAADNFCKKHDIK, from the coding sequence ATGGCTGAAAAAGATATTAAAAACTTTTTTAATAAAGCTTATGATGCTTTTAAAAGTAAAAATTATAAATTAGCAATAGAATACTTTTCTGAAGTTATAAAACTAGATTCAACTATTTACGAAGCATACTATAACAGAGCAAATGCTAAAGCAAATATAAATAATGAAGATTCATATAAAAGTGCTGTAGAAGATTATACTTGGACTATAAAATTAAATGATAAATTTGCAGCAGCATATTATAATAGAGGAATAATAAACAGAAGTTTAGGAAATAGTGAGGAGGCTCTAAAAGATTTTGATAAGACAATAGAACTTAATTATAATCTTGAAGAGGCTTATTATGTAAGAGCAAATACAAAAGCAAGCTTAAAAGATTATAAAGGTTCTATAGAAGATTATAACAAAGCCATTGAAGTTTATCCTCATTTTGCTGATGCTTATTATAACAGAGCATTATCAAAAAATGCATTGAGTGAATATAAAGAAGCCATCAAAGATTATGACAAAGCTATAGAATATAATTCTCATTTCATTGATGCATACAATAACAGAGGAAATGTCAAAGAAAAGTTAGGCAATTTTAATGAAGCTATAGATGATTATACAAATGCTATTCATATTAACAGAGAATTTGCAGACGGATATTTCAACAGAGCAAATGCCAAGTTTCATATAAAAGATTATAAAGGTGCTGTAGAAGACTTTGATGAATTAATAAAGATAAATCCTAAATATACGAAGGCATATCTAAATAGAGGAATAATTGCCATGACTATGGGAGCATATCAGGAGGCTATTAAAGATTTTGATAAGGCTATAGAATTAGATTCTAATATAGCAGATGCATATTATAATAAAGCTGTTGCTCTTAATCATTTGGGCATATATGATGAGGCTATACTTTATTATGATCAGGCTATAAAATTAAATCCGAATTATTCTGAAAGCTATTTCAACAGAGGAATATCCAAATCAAAAACTGCCTACATGAAAAAAGAAAAAATAAATGAAGATGAATATAATAAATTAGTTAAAGAATCAGAAGATGATTTTGATAAAGCGTATGATTTGGCTAATGAACATATAAAGCATATAATATCAGAGGGGCTTAAAAAATTGGCTTTTCTTAATATGGAAGCTGCTGACAATTTTTGTAAAAAGCATGATATAAAATAA